The following proteins are co-located in the Caloenas nicobarica isolate bCalNic1 chromosome 33, bCalNic1.hap1, whole genome shotgun sequence genome:
- the ITGA7 gene encoding integrin alpha-7 isoform X1: MGAPRGLWGLWLLWLCLRLLPGAAFNLDAASSLLKDGDKGSLFGVAVALHRQLSPEPAGWLLVGAPQALALPGQGANRTGGLFACPLTPELSDCWRVPIDEGVDLQRESKENQWLGVSVKSQGAGGKIVTCAHLYEARHRVRQPLETRDVIGRCFVLSQDLRVRDELDGGEWKFCQGRPQGHDRFGSCQQGLAAAFSPDQHYILFGAPGTYNWKGTLRVELLNQSSLDLLRYDDGPYEAGGEKDQDPSLIPVPANSYLGLVFVTNIDSSDPDQLVYKTPEPGERVSGAAGDVAQNSYLGFSVDSGAGLTRRRELSFVTGAPRANHTGAVVILRRDSANRLVPEAVLPGPQLSSAFGHALAVLDLNSDGWMDLVVGAPHFFERREEIGGAAYVYINPGGRWDSATPLRLNGTRGSMFGIALSAAGDLNHDGFEDLAVGAPFDGAGKVYIYHGSSLGIVAKPAQVLDGEGVGVTAFGYSLSGGLDVDGNLYPDLLVGSLSDSVVLYRARPVVHVSRNVSLLPPNIDLEQSNCRHQEGVCVDVRACFSYTASPASYSPRLVLEYVFDADTERRRLGHPPRVSFLGRRPSDPEHQFSDTLELPGQRTRACATATFQLQDNIRDKLRPIAVTLAYGIQGTDDTRQRRGATLPLLSPVLSPQQPSSHRTEVHFLKQGCGDDKICQSNLQLHFQFCARLGDAEFLPLPRGDDGTAVFSMSDQKDVALEIHVTNLPSDPAEPQRDGDDAHEALLIATFPPELPYSALRPYDGRAPWDKPVLCLANQNGSQVECELGNPLKRGAQVRFFLILSTLGITLQTTDLAVELALSTISEQPGLEPVLARARVVIELPLSVTGVAVPPRLFFGGVVRGESAMRRESQVGSAVRFEVTVSHRGPSLKTLGSAFLTLLWPHELRSGKWLLYPLHMELAAPPGRGVPCSPPANPLGLALVQSWGGWGGGSLSRPNPPSPSLPHQEPPEAVPPEAPESGSWRVPAPAERRKNITLDCTQGTARCLSFRCPLPSFERAAVLTARGRLWNGTFLEEYLAVTSVELIVHASVSVTSSIKNLVLKDAAIQIPVTIYLDPGAAVAGGVPWWVIVLAALAGGLVLALLVCVLWKLGFFRRARAVPPPAVPQYHAVKIPREERQHLREEKLGTIQRKEWAATLGEATDGHVTPSSA, translated from the exons ATGGGGGCGCcgcgggggctgtgggggctctggctgctctggctctgcctgcGGCTCCTGCCCGGCGCCGCCTTCAACCTGGACGCCGCCAGCTCGCTGCTGAAGGACGGCGACAAGGGCAGCTTGTTCGGTGTGGCCGTGGCTCTGCACCGCCAGCTCAGCCCCGAGCCCGCCGGCTG GCTGCTGGTGGGGGCCCCCCAAGCGCTGGCGCTGCCCGGCCAAGGTGCCAACCGGACCGGGGGACTCTTTGCCTGCCCACTGACCCCTGAGCTCTCCGACTGCTGGCGGGTGCCCATCGACGAAGGAG TTGACCTGCAGCGGGAGAGCAAAGAGAACCAGTGGCTGGGGGTGAGCGTGAAGAGCCAAGGTGCCGGTGGCAAGATCGTG ACCTGTGCCCACCTGTACGAAGCGCGGCACCGGGTGCGGCAGCCACTGGAGACGCGGGACGTGATCGGGCGCTGCTTTGTGCTGAGCCAGGACCTGCGGGTGCGTGATGAGCTGGATGGCGGCGAGTGGAAGTTCTGCCAGGGGCGGCCACAGGGCCACGACCGCTTCGGATCCTGccagcagggcctggcagccGCTTTCAGCCCCGACCAGCACTACATCCTCTTCGGGGCCCCCGGCACCTACAACTGGAAGG GGACCCTGCGTGTGGAGCTGCTCAACCAGAGCTCCCTTGACCTCCTGCGCTACGACGACGGCCCCTACGAGGCGGGGGGCGAGAAGGACCAGGACCCCTCACTCATCCCCGTCCCCGCCAACAGCTACTTGG GGCTGGTGTTTGTGACAAACATTGATAGCTCAGACCCCGACCAGCTGGTCTACAAAACCCCCGAGCCTGGCGAGAGGGTCTCCGGTGCAGCCGGTGACGTGGCCCAGAATAGCTACTTGG ggTTCTCGGTGGACTCGGGCGCGGGGCTGACGCGGCGGCGCGAGCTGAGCTTTGTCACCGGCGCCCCCCGCGCCAACCACACCGGGGCCGTTGTCATCCTGCGGCGCGACAGCGCCAACCGCCTGGTCCCCGAGGCCGTGCTGCCCGGCCCGCAGCTCAGCTCCGCCTTCGGACACGCGCTGGCCGTCCTCGACCTCAACAGCGACGG TTGGATGGATCTGGTGGTGGGGGCCCCCCACTTTTTCGAGCGCAGGGAGGAGATCGGAGGGGCCGCGTACGTCTACATCAACCCGGGGGGGCGCTGGGACTCGGCCACCCCCCTCCGCCTCAACGGCACCCGCGGCTCCATGTTCGGCATCGCCCTCAGCGCCGCCGGGGACCTCAACCACGACGGCTTCGagg ACCTGGCGGTGGGGGCCCCCTTCGACGGTGCCGGCAAAGTCTACATCTACCACGGCAGCAGCCTGGGCATTGTGGCGAAGCCGGCGCAG GTCCTGGACGGGGAGGGCGTGGGGGTGACGGCCTTCGGGTACTCCCTGTCGGGGGGGCTTGATGTGGACGGCAACCTGTACCCCGACCTGCTGGTTGGGTCCCTCTCCGACTCCGTTGTGCTCTACAG ggcccggccgGTCGTGCACGTCTCTAGGAACGTGTCCCTGCTCCCCCCCAACATCGACCTGGAGCAGAGCAACTGCCGGCACCAGGAGGGGGTCTG cGTGGATGTCCGAGCCTGCTTCAGCTACACAGCCAGTCCTGCCAGCTACAGCCCCCGCCTCG TACTGGAGTACGTGTTCGATGCCGACAcggagcggcggcggctggGCCACCCCCCTCGCGTCTCCTTCCTGGGCCGCCGGCCCTCGGACCCCGAGCACCAGTTCTCGGACACGCTGGAGCTGCCCGGCCAGCGCACCCGTGCCTGCGCCACGGCCaccttccagctgcag GACAACATCCGTGACAAGCTGCGCCCCATCGCTGTCACCCTCGCCTATGGCATCCAGGGAACCGACGACACACGGCAGCGCCGGGGGGCCACCCTGCCCCTGCTGTCACCCGTGCTCAgtccccagcagcccagcagccacCGCACCGAG gtgCATTTCCTGAAGCAGGGCTGCGGGGATGACAAGATCTGCCAGAGCAACCTCCAGCTCCACTTCCAGTTCTGCGCCCGCCTAGGGGATGCCGAGTTCCTGCCCCTGCCCAG GGGTGACGATGGTACCGCCGTCTTCTCCATGAGCGACCAGAAGGACGTGGCCTTGGAGATCCACGTCACCAACCTGCCCTCGGAcccggcggagccgcagcgggaCGGCGACGATGCGCACGAGGCGCTGCTGATTGCCACCTTCCCCCCCGAGCTGCCCTACTCCGCCCTGCGCCCCTACGATGGGCGGGCGCCCTGG GACAAGCCGGTGCTGTGCCTCGCCAACCAGAACGGCTCGCAGGTGGAATGTGAGCTGGGGAACCCCCTGAAACGCGGAGCGCAG GTGCGgttcttcctcatcctcagcaCCCTGGGCATCACCCTCCAGACCACAGACCTGGCGGTGGAGCTGGCCCTGTCCAC TATCAGCGAGCAGCCGGGGCTGGAGCCCGTGCTGGCCCGTGCCCGCGTTGTCATTGAGCTGCCGCTCTCGGTGACGGG TGTGGCCGTGCCCCCCCGGCTCTTCTTCGGAGGGGTGGTGCGGGGGGAGAGCGCGATGCGGCGGGAGAGCCAGGTGGGCAGCGCCGTGCGCTTCGAGGTGACG GTGTCCCACCGGGGCCCGTCGCTGAAGACTCTGGGCTCTGCCTTCCTCACGCTACTGTGGCCCCATGAGCTGCGCTCAGGAAAGTGGCTCCTGTACCCCCTGCACATGGAGCTGGcggcccccccgggccggggggtgccctgcagcccccctgccAACCCGCTGGGCCTGGCGCTGGTACAGTCATGGGgtggctggggtggggggtccctgtcACGCCCAAAccctccatccccatccttGCCCCACCAGGAGCCACCGGAGGCTGTGCCCCCCGAGGCGCCTGAGTCGGGGTCGTGGCGGGTGCCGGCACCCGCTGAGCGGAGGAAGAACATCACGCTG GACTGTACGCAGGGCACCGCGCGCTGTCTGTCCTTCCGCTGTCCCCTGCCCAGCTTCGAGCGGGCAGCCGTGCTGACGGCCCGCGGCCGCCTCTGGAACGGCACCTTCCTGGAG gaGTACCTGGCCGTCACCTCGGTGGAGCTGATCGTGCATGCCAGCGTCTCGGTGACGTCCTCCATCAAGAACCTGGTGCTGAAGGACGCGGCCATCCAG ATCCCCGTCACCATCTACCTGGACCCCGGCGCGGCCGTGGCGGGCGGCGTGCCCTGGTGGGTCATCGTGCTGGCCGCGCTGGCCGGTGGCCtcgtcctggccctgctggtCTGCGTGCTCTGGAAG CTGGGGTTTTTCCGCCGGGCGCGCGCGGTGCCGCCGCCGGCCGTGCCGCAGTACCACGCCGTGAAGATCCCGCGGGAGGAACGGCAGCATCTCCGCGAGGAGAAGCTGGGGACCATCCAGAGGAAGGAGTGGGCGGCCACCCTGGGCGAGGCCACCGACGGCCACGTCACCCCCAGCTCCGCGTGA